The following are from one region of the Mesorhizobium sp. B4-1-4 genome:
- a CDS encoding NAD(P)/FAD-dependent oxidoreductase, protein MPRKLDLRTGWPVWSAYRAPSVPTSALTRDAKADVLIVGMGISGAMMAEALTADGHSVICIDRRGPLKGSTAATTALVQFEIDQPLSILSKMIGRASAEQAWRRSRLAVSNLAARIAELGINCALSRCQSLYLAGTMLGPSQLRGEAEARREAGIDATYLTSAPLAQTFGIDRDGAIHSHGNIALDPCKLTAGLLLKALERKARFHASVEATRIEDGANEVVVATKDGPTITARQMVLATGYELIDIVPAAAHRIISTWAIATCPQPRKLWPRAAFIWEASDPYLYVRTTADGRVICGGEDEDFVDETRRDEQIADKSARIAAKLGQLFPHLDVRPEFAWTGSFGTTTTGLPYIGAIPRHPRIHAVMGYGGNGITFSRIASEIVSASIGGLDDTDVGLFAFNR, encoded by the coding sequence ATGCCCCGCAAACTCGACCTCAGAACTGGCTGGCCCGTCTGGTCCGCCTATCGGGCACCCAGCGTGCCGACTTCAGCGCTGACCCGCGACGCCAAAGCGGATGTGCTCATCGTCGGCATGGGCATCAGCGGCGCCATGATGGCCGAAGCGCTGACGGCGGACGGCCACTCCGTCATCTGCATTGACCGACGCGGACCGCTGAAAGGCTCGACCGCGGCAACCACCGCACTGGTGCAGTTCGAAATCGACCAGCCGCTTTCAATTCTATCGAAGATGATCGGCAGGGCCTCCGCCGAGCAGGCCTGGCGGCGCTCACGGCTCGCCGTTTCCAATCTTGCCGCCCGCATAGCCGAACTCGGCATCAACTGCGCTCTAAGCCGCTGCCAATCGCTCTATCTGGCCGGCACCATGCTCGGCCCTTCGCAACTCCGGGGCGAGGCCGAGGCGCGGCGGGAGGCCGGCATCGACGCGACCTACCTCACATCAGCGCCGTTGGCGCAGACATTTGGCATCGATCGCGATGGCGCCATCCACAGCCACGGCAACATCGCGCTCGATCCATGCAAGCTGACGGCCGGGCTGTTGCTCAAGGCGCTGGAACGCAAGGCGCGCTTCCACGCCTCAGTCGAAGCGACAAGGATTGAGGACGGCGCCAACGAGGTGGTCGTGGCCACGAAAGACGGCCCGACCATCACGGCACGACAAATGGTGCTGGCCACCGGCTATGAACTGATCGACATCGTGCCGGCGGCGGCCCACCGGATCATCTCGACCTGGGCGATTGCGACCTGCCCGCAGCCGCGAAAGCTCTGGCCCCGGGCAGCCTTCATCTGGGAAGCGTCCGACCCATACCTCTATGTCAGGACGACGGCCGACGGCAGGGTCATCTGCGGCGGCGAGGACGAGGATTTCGTCGACGAAACGCGGCGTGACGAGCAGATCGCCGACAAGAGCGCGCGCATCGCCGCAAAACTTGGCCAGCTGTTTCCGCACCTCGACGTCAGGCCTGAATTCGCCTGGACCGGCTCCTTCGGCACCACGACCACGGGCCTGCCCTATATCGGCGCCATTCCGAGGCACCCGCGCATTCATGCGGTGATGGGTTATGGCGGCAACGGCATCACCTTCTCGCGCATCGCTTCCGAGATCGTCTCCGCCTCGATCGGCGGGCTGGACGACACGGATGTAGGACTATTTGCCTTCAACCGTTGA
- the hemH gene encoding ferrochelatase: MTLTTAVDPKAAKPVGLTAGHAPAGAGKVGVMLINLGTPDGTDFKPMWRYLREFLSDPRVIELNKAVWYPILYGLVLTTRPKKSGANYARIWNQEKNESPLRTYTCAQSEKLAEVLRDVPNVVVDWAMRYGNPSTASVAQNLLAQGCDRILTFPLYPQYSATTTATANDQLFRALMKMRAAPAIRSVPPYYAEPVYIEALASSIERHLATLDFEPDIVITSYHGIPKPYSDKGDPYQAHCLETTRLLREKLGWSESRLITTFQSRFGAQEWLQPYTDQTVEKLGKDGVKSIAIVNPGFSVDCIETLDEIGREAAETFHHAGGKNFAHIPCLNDSAEGMAVIEAMVRRELSGWV, from the coding sequence ATGACGCTAACCACCGCTGTCGATCCCAAAGCCGCCAAGCCGGTTGGCCTGACGGCGGGTCACGCGCCTGCCGGAGCCGGCAAGGTCGGCGTCATGCTGATCAACCTCGGCACGCCCGACGGCACCGACTTCAAGCCGATGTGGCGCTATCTCAGGGAATTCCTGTCCGATCCGCGCGTCATCGAGCTCAACAAAGCGGTCTGGTATCCGATCCTCTACGGCCTGGTGCTCACCACGCGGCCGAAGAAATCGGGCGCCAATTATGCTCGGATCTGGAACCAGGAGAAGAACGAGTCGCCGCTGCGCACCTACACGTGCGCCCAGTCTGAAAAGCTGGCCGAGGTACTGCGCGACGTTCCCAATGTCGTCGTCGATTGGGCGATGCGCTACGGCAACCCCTCCACTGCGAGCGTCGCCCAAAATCTGCTCGCGCAAGGCTGCGACCGCATCCTGACCTTTCCGCTCTATCCGCAATATTCGGCGACGACGACGGCGACCGCCAATGACCAGTTGTTTCGCGCCTTGATGAAGATGCGGGCGGCACCGGCCATCCGCAGCGTGCCGCCCTATTATGCCGAGCCTGTCTACATCGAGGCGCTCGCCTCCTCGATCGAACGGCATCTGGCAACACTCGATTTCGAACCGGACATCGTCATCACCTCCTATCACGGCATCCCGAAACCGTATTCCGACAAGGGCGACCCCTATCAGGCGCATTGCCTGGAAACGACGCGGCTGCTGCGCGAGAAGCTCGGCTGGAGCGAGAGCAGGCTGATCACCACCTTCCAGTCCCGCTTCGGCGCGCAGGAGTGGCTGCAGCCCTATACCGACCAGACCGTGGAGAAACTGGGCAAGGACGGCGTCAAGTCGATCGCCATCGTCAATCCCGGCTTTTCCGTCGACTGCATCGAGACACTGGATGAAATCGGCCGCGAAGCCGCCGAGACCTTCCACCACGCCGGCGGCAAGAATTTCGCCCATATCCCTTGCCTCAACGACAGCGCCGAAGGCATGGCGGTAATCGAGGCGATGGTGCGGCGCGAACTGTCCGGCTGGGTCTGA